Proteins encoded by one window of Rutidosis leptorrhynchoides isolate AG116_Rl617_1_P2 chromosome 7, CSIRO_AGI_Rlap_v1, whole genome shotgun sequence:
- the LOC139857986 gene encoding defective in cullin neddylation protein AAR3, whose product MDSASIPLDLFQIYRRYCQITSDEYAFGDDGYRPANESKKAKLHKVALSQLLQLVESRMDKRVSILEEIHMLMSRLDLMAHSCEFTRFYNFVFFVCREDGQKSITVSNAIMAWKLVLAGRFRLLNQWCSFVEKNQRHNISEDTWRQVLAFSRCVHENLEGYDPEGAWPVLIDEFVEHMYRINGSENARSFRCRCSNPETQPANDFLPGMKIVPGVKRKLGEDLQDQDMTNFNAFMDYKRRHTDDDIAGNLVNRAGPNYDSVETFKQNSQLGSSKSPCAVEGSLPKGFAELFSSLSSSQFDRETRVPYTL is encoded by the exons ATGGATTCTGCTTCAATTCCCCTCGACTTATTCCAGATTTACAGACGCTACTGCC AGATCACATCGGATGAATATGCATTTGGAGATGATGGTTATAGACCTGCAAACGAATCGAAAAAAGCCAAATTACACAAGGTTGCTTTATCTCAACTCTTACAATTAGTTGAGTCTAGGATGGACAAAAG GGTGTCAATACTTGAAGAAATTCATATGCTCATGTCAAGGCTTGATTTGATG GCACACTCGTGTGAGTTCACACGATTCTATAATTTTGTGTTCTTCGTATGCCGAGAGGATGGTCAAAAAAGCATCA CTGTAAGCAATGCAATTATGGCATGGAAGTTAGTTTTAGCGGGAAGGTTCAGACTACTTAATCAATGGTGCAGTTTCGTTGAG AAAAATCAGCGACATAATATCTCTGAGGACACATGGCGGCAAGTTTTGGCCTTCAGTCGCTGTGTACATGAAAATCTCGAGGGATATGATCCTGAAG GAGCATGGCCTGTTCTCATAGACGAGTTTGTCGAGCATATGTACAG AATAAATGGATCTGAAAATGCTCGTAGTTTTCGTTGCCGTTGCAGTAATCCCGAAACCCAACCAGCTAATGACTTTCTGCCAG GTATGAAAATAGTTCCCGGTGTAAAAAGAAAGTTGGGTGAGGACTTGCAAGACCAAGATATGACCAATTTTAATGCCTTTATGGATTACAAGAGGAGGCACACTGATGATGATATAGCCGGTAACTTGGTCAATCGAGCGGGTCCCAATTATGATTctgtggagacatttaaacaaaatAGCCAACTGGGTTCGTCCAAGTCACCTTGTGCTGTAGAAGGCAGCCTCCCAAAAGGTTTTGCAGAACTTTTCTCAAGCTTGTCTAGTTCGCAGTTTGATCGAGAAACTCGAGTTCCGTATACACTGTAA